CTTCTGCTTTTACAATAGCAGCTGTGAATGAGGCTTTATCGGTAACGTCTACTTTTTCGCATAGAGTATTGGGTAAATTAAGCGCCTCTAAACGCTCAATACGACGTGCTAATAACAGTAATGGGTGGCCGCTATTACTTAAACGGCGCGCAATTGCTTCGCCAATACCAGAGCTTGCACCTGTGATCACTACTAACTTTTTCATATTAATCTCCATTATTTAAACGTGCGCAGCACAATTACTGCAATGGAGTTATTTTAAAAAATTAAGCAGTGTTGATATATATCGCTAAAGTCAAAATACTGTTGCTGTACAACAACAATAATCATAAAAGAGAGTTACTGGTGGTATTGTTCAAAGCGGTTATTAATAAAGTTAATAAATTCGCGTAAGCGTTTAGGGCGGTATTTGTCGTTGTGGTAAATTGCCGAAAACGTCACCGCAGGAATTTGCCATTGTGGCAGTAGCTCAACAAGTTCACCGTTAGCTATTTGGGCTTCGCAGTACATTTTAGGCACTCTAATAATACCCACGCCTGCTAATGCCCCTTGTAAAAGTGCATGGCCATTTTTACAAATTAACTGCCCAGCTATTGTTATATCAACTAGTTGTGAAGGATTGGCAGTACAACTAAAACTCCAACGCTTTACAGACCCAGTAAGGCAGCGGTGCTCGCTGAGCTCTTTTGGGTGGCGTGGATTACCAAACGCTTTTATATACGCTGGGCTTGCTAGGGTTACAATATTTATGTTCATGAGCTTTTTAGCAACAAAACCAGCGTCGGCTATTTCACCCATTCTAAAGGCAATATCAAACTCATCATTAATTAAATCAACGCGGTGGCTGCTAAAATCAAGCTCAATATTAATTTGCGGATACAACGCCATAAACTCACTAATATAGCGTGCAATAAGTTGCTCGCCTATGTAACCCCCTACACAGTTTATACGTATTAGGCCGCGGGTTTGTTTTGTGTCATCAACTGCTGCAATTAGCGCCTGATCTATATTATTTAACGCGCCTTCGCATTGCTTAAATAACAGCTCGCCTGCAAGCGTGAGTTTTAATGTACGGGTAGTACGTGTAACGAGCTTTACCGCCATTTTACTTTCAAGTGCGCTAATTTGCCGTGACACATGCGAGCGTGACACCCCCAATGCCTCAGCAGCTTTAGTAAAATTACCCAGCTGTGCAATAAGTACAAATGAGCGAATATCAGCAAGGTTAATATTATTAAGCATAAGCGCCTCAAATAAGTGTTAAGCCTTACATAATAAACAAAAATGTTATTTTAAGTAATGGCATAACTCTTTATTTAGCCTGCGTTAAGCACTCTATTAATTACATCATACAAGCCCTGAGTATTCACCGGCTTAGAGACAAAGTCATCCATACCCACCTTTAAACAGCGCTGCTTATCATCTTCGTAGGCGTTCGCAGTAATAGCCACAATAGGCACATGTATTTTAGTGTTTACCTCGTTAGCCCGTATTGTTTGGGTGCATTCGTAGCCATCCATATTGGGCATTTGGCAATCCATTAAAATTAAATCAAACCGGTTACCTTCTAGCACTTTTAGGGCTTCTATACCGTCGGTTGCCATTACTAAGTTTACCTTGGTTGGCTCTAGCATTTTTGCAATTACTTGGCGGTTAATGGGGTTATCTTCAACTAATAATAGTGTTTTATCGCTCAAATTTGGCAGCGACTGTTGTTGTTTAACGGGCTTTGGTTTGCTCGACTGTGCTTTAGGCGCACTCACGTAAAATTTAAGTACACTACCTTTACCTGGTTCGCTGTTGAGGGTAATTTCACCCTGCATTTTTTTTATTAACCCTTGGCTGATCGCTAAACCTAACCCTGTGCCGCCATATTTACGTGCCACACCTACATCTGCTTGTGTAAACTCGCTAAATAACAGCGCTTGTTGATCTTTTTCAATACCAATGCCGCTATCAGCTACGCTTACTAAAAGTTGCTCGTTTTGATAATCAAACGATAAGCGCACAAAGCCGCGCTCAGTAAATTTATACGCATTAGAGAGCAAATTAATAATCACTTGATTTAAACGTAAGTCGTCAATTTTTACGCAACCTGGCAGCCTGTCGCTTTGCTCAACAATGAATTCGACCTGCTCTGAGCTCACAATCGGCGAGAACAACGACTTAATATTGGCAACAAACGGCGCAAGGTTAGTCTCCCGTGGGCTAATTTCCATGGCGTTGGCTTCTATTTTAGAAAAATCTAAAATGTCGTTTAAAATTTTCAGTAAATTTTGAGCGCTTTTTTGCTGTGTATTTAACAGCTCCCGCTGCTCATCGGTTAATGAATTATCGCGCAGTAACACCTCCCCCATGCCTAAAATACCGTTCATAGGAGTACGTAGCTCGTGGCTCATATTGGCTAAAAATTGCGATTTTGCCACATTAGCTAAATTTGCCCTATTCACCGCTTTTTTAAGCTCTTTAGTTTGCTCTGCTACTTTTCCCTCAAGTTGTTGATTAAACTCGCTAAGCTGGGCATTTAACCCTTGGTTTCTGATATTAGATGCTTGTAAGTTTTCTATTGAACGCTGAAGCGCATCAGCGAGTAATTCAAATTGCTGTTGCAGCTGCAATACTTCATGCCAACTGGAGTCTGTATTAAACTTATGTGTTTTAGTTTTACTAAAGCTTTGCATTAGCGTGGTTAAGCTAGTGATTGGCTGCACTAATAAATTAGCAAGTTGGTGTATAAAAATAACCACCAAAATCATCAGTATCGCACTTAACAAAATGGTAGGAAGCCAAGCTTTTGCCACCGCCATACTTAAATGTTTACGGTTGTAAAAGGTAATAACTTGCCAATTGTTTTGTGGATCAATGTACCTAGAGCTGTGGTACACCTCGTTTTTGGTCGAACGAAAAAGGTTTTTATCACCTAAATTACTGGTATT
The genomic region above belongs to Pseudoalteromonas sp. MM1 and contains:
- a CDS encoding LysR family transcriptional regulator produces the protein MLNNINLADIRSFVLIAQLGNFTKAAEALGVSRSHVSRQISALESKMAVKLVTRTTRTLKLTLAGELLFKQCEGALNNIDQALIAAVDDTKQTRGLIRINCVGGYIGEQLIARYISEFMALYPQINIELDFSSHRVDLINDEFDIAFRMGEIADAGFVAKKLMNINIVTLASPAYIKAFGNPRHPKELSEHRCLTGSVKRWSFSCTANPSQLVDITIAGQLICKNGHALLQGALAGVGIIRVPKMYCEAQIANGELVELLPQWQIPAVTFSAIYHNDKYRPKRLREFINFINNRFEQYHQ
- a CDS encoding response regulator, giving the protein MPQRSKWTLAVLLGLLGGLVNLSPLYFFDSSEFLFGQVFVLCSLVFTGLRYACLSLAIVSGFLLYRWGHCWPSIVYLLELFWLYAFCLRRSKPILPLGSVFWLCIGLPFVWVIGQFVIGLAWLTLIVAISKYLINALISLAVVDLFSVFVPYASRAYQGRPLAKILSYVVSVIIILVVLLTSVILVNDHHARLEYEVNAQLEEKAESISTQLNDYLAFHRNAIVMSSDAISVGTASDVQLKRLMSLFPGFTTSLYANPDGFVELSSPSDLIEGLSLAQRSVKDRGYFTQAQDYPLGYTSGVFQGRGLGNEAIVALSAPIYRNNTFYGVVEGSLKLNRLERFIPNLFEYTGDLVVLDAQQKVVFSSLDEFKILSHFNEQGFNTSNLGDKNLFRSTKNEVYHSSRYIDPQNNWQVITFYNRKHLSMAVAKAWLPTILLSAILMILVVIFIHQLANLLVQPITSLTTLMQSFSKTKTHKFNTDSSWHEVLQLQQQFELLADALQRSIENLQASNIRNQGLNAQLSEFNQQLEGKVAEQTKELKKAVNRANLANVAKSQFLANMSHELRTPMNGILGMGEVLLRDNSLTDEQRELLNTQQKSAQNLLKILNDILDFSKIEANAMEISPRETNLAPFVANIKSLFSPIVSSEQVEFIVEQSDRLPGCVKIDDLRLNQVIINLLSNAYKFTERGFVRLSFDYQNEQLLVSVADSGIGIEKDQQALLFSEFTQADVGVARKYGGTGLGLAISQGLIKKMQGEITLNSEPGKGSVLKFYVSAPKAQSSKPKPVKQQQSLPNLSDKTLLLVEDNPINRQVIAKMLEPTKVNLVMATDGIEALKVLEGNRFDLILMDCQMPNMDGYECTQTIRANEVNTKIHVPIVAITANAYEDDKQRCLKVGMDDFVSKPVNTQGLYDVINRVLNAG